TGGGCTCTACGCCTATCGCACCGGTCCGGGCGGCGAGCCGCTGACCGTCGATCCGCGTGGCTTCACGGCGAACGGCGAGGTCTCGTACCTCAAGGTGCTGGTGGATGGCAACGACGTGCGCGACCTGGAGAACGGATTCGTCGACTGGGACTGGGTGCCGCCCGCGGATATCGAACGCGTCGAGGTGATCGAGGGGCCGGGCGCATGGCTCTACGGCGATGGTGCAGAGGGCGGGATCGTGAACATCGTGCGGCGCGCGCCGCTGCAGGGGCTCGAACCATTCGCGCGGCTGCGGCTCGGTGACTTCGAAAATCGCGGCGGCGAACTGGGCCTGCGCGGCGGTCGCGGCGAGTGGAGCGGACTCGTGAGTGGCCGCGGGCGCGACGTCGAGGGCTGGCGCGACCGCAGCGCCGAGCAGATGCGGGGCGGAAGTGTGTCGCTGCGGCGCCCGCTCGGTGGTCCGATCGGGCTCACGCTCGACGTGCGGTGGCTCGATGCCGAGCGCGAGGAGCCCGGCTCCCTCACACCCGAAGCGTTCTACGCGGATCCCGCCGAGGCCGAGACTCCGATCGACTTCACGAACCAGGAGCGCAGCGCGGTCGCGCTCACGCTCACGCACTCGAATGTGATGGGTGGCGAGCTCAAGCTGGCGCCGTTCGCGCGCCGCGAACTCACCGAACAGATTCGCACGATCTTCTTCGACCCCTCGCGTCATCGCAGCGATGGCACCTCGATCGGTGGCGAACTGTCGTGGAGCCGTGTGTTCGCGCCGATGCAGCATGCGCTGCGTCTCGACCTCGGCTATCAGGTGGACCGGGGCGAACTGGAGACCGAGTGGGACAACCGAGAGTTCTTCGGTTTCTTCCCGAATCGGACCGCGGGCACCGGAACGCGGCTCTCGCACTCGCTGTTTTCTGCGCTGCGGTGGGACGCGACGCCCGCGCTGGTTGCGCGTGCCGGGCTGCGCGGCGACTGGCTCTCGGTCGAGTTCGAGCCCGACGCCACGAGCTCGCCGGTGCCGCCTGAAGTTCCCGCGCGCACGCTGTCGGCGACGAGTCCATTTCTCGCCGTGACTCATGCGCTCGGTGACCGCGCACATGCCTACGCCAGCGTGAGCGGCGCCTTCCATGCGCCGACGCTCAATCAGTTGTTCGATCCGCACGCGTTCCCGGCGCTGTTTCCGCCCGGCTACATCCTGATTTCGAACGGCTCGCTCGAGCCGCAGCGCGCCACCAGCTTCGAAGTCGGCGCGCGCTGGGACGACGAGAGTGGTGCGAGTGCCGCGCTCACGCTCTATCACGTGAGTGTGAAGGACGAGATCGACTTCGACGTTTCGACGTTTCAGTACGGGAACATCGGCAAGAGCCTCCATCAGGGAGCGCTCGCGCGGGTGCGGTGTCCATTGCCGATGGGTCTGATGGCCGAACTCGACGGCACGGTTTCGCCGACCACGATTCGCGACGGCTCGCTCGACGGCAACCAGATCAACGCGGTGCCGAAGGGGCACGCGAGTGGACGCCTGGCGTGGCGCTGCGAGGATCGCTTCGCACTCGATGCCGGGGCGCGCTGGGTCGCCAGGCAGTTCCTCGACAAGGAGAACGTCTACCCGCTCGGCGAGTACACCGCCCTGGATCTCGGCGGCAGTGCTCGCGTGTCGCGGACCCGCGTCTCGCTGCGGGTCCTGAATCTGCTCGATCGCCGCTACGCGGATACCGGATTCCTCGGGGCGTTCGGCGAGGAGCGGTGGATCCCGGCCGCGCCTCGAACCGTGGTCGCCTCGCTCTCGTTCGAATAGCACTGCTCACTTGTGCAGGCGCGACGGAGCCGCGATAATGGCGGCCGGTGCCGGGCCAGGAGGGCAGAAGCATGCAGATCGAGTATCGAGAAGAGCCGTGCCGCAGTGCGCTCAATCGAGTCGTCGGCATGGGATTCGAGTGGTCGCTCAATCCCTACATGGGCTGCGCGCATCGATGCGCGTTCTGCTATGTGCGGCAGTTCGAGCGCCGCGCCGAGCGACCGAGCGGCGAGACCTACGGGCTCTCGATTCGCGTCAAGACCAACATCGCGCAGGTGCTCCGAACTGAACTCGCGCGACCCTCATGGAAACGCGAGCAGGTGGCGATCGGAGCCGCGACCGATCCCTACCAACCGATCGAGGGACAGTATCGGCTCACCCGTGCGTGCCTGATCGAGCTGTCGCGTGCACGGACTCCATTCGGGATCATCACGCGCGGACCGCTGATCGTGCGAGATCTCGACGTGCTCACCGAGGCGGCGAAGCGCGTGAAGGTGGGCGTCAGCATCTCGATTCCTACGCTCGACGAGGCGGTGTGCCGCACGCTGGAACCCGGCGCACCACCGCCGCGTGCGAGGCTCGAAGCCGTGCGGCGACTGGTCGACGCGGGCATTCGCGCCGGCATCGGAATGGCGCCGATTCTTCCGGGCCTATCGGACGCGCCGGAGCAACTCGCGGCCGTCGTGCGCGCCGCGCGCGAAGTGGGCGCGGTCTCGCTGTGGGCCGGCGTCGTGTACCTGAAAGACGCACCACGCGAGCACTTTCTCGACGCGCTCCGGCGCGAGTGGCCGGAGCAGCTGGCGTACTACGAGAAACTGTTCGCGAGTCGCTCGTATCTACCCAGGCGGCTCACCGCACCGATCGTCGAGAAGGTGCGAGAGCTCAAGCTGCTGCACGACATCGCAGACCGGCGCACCCTGCGGCTGGAGCCAGCACCCGAGCCGGGGCAGTTGCTGCTGGGGGTGTGAAGTTGGGATTACCGCAGCGAGAATTTGATCGGAATCGTCACCCACACCGCCACCGGTTCGCCGTTCGTCATCCCGGGCGTGAATCGCCACTGTCGAACGCAATCGACTGCGGCATCGTCGAGCATCGGGATCGACCTGACGACGCGCGTCTCCGCAACGGAGCCATCTCGAAACACGAGCGCCTGGACCAATAGGGTGCCCTCGACGCCGGCGGTTCTCGCTTTCTGCGGAAGAATCGCGGGACTCGTGAAATTGCTTCGGGCAACTCGTCGACTTGAACGTACTCGCCGAATTTGGGCGGGCCGTTCGATTCGGGGGCGCGAAGTCGTTGCCAGGTCACCCGAGTCGGGTCGATCGCGCTGCGATCGAACTCGACGGACACCGATGGGGCATCATCGCTCTGGAAACCGACGAGGTGCCGGCCGGTGAGACCAACGAGATTTGGTCGCGAGTCCCGCTCATATCGAAAGACTCCGCGATAGGCGGAGCCCGCTAGGATCCCAATGCCCTGCCAGCCCTCGCTCGATCGCAGGTGAGATCCGACCCGATCCGAATCGAGCGGACGGACCTCGCTGGAACCGGAGCCCTCCGCGGCACTCAGCGAAAGGGGCGGCGTGAGAATTCCTGCGGCCGCGCAGGCGAGCGAGAGTGCGATCAGTCGAACGGACATGCGTTCCTCCTCGAGCAGGTGGGTTCCACTCAGCAGGCTAGCACCCGATGGTGCCACGCCCCCCACTTGGCTATCCTCCGGCCCGCATGAACCGCTCCCACAAGCTGCTCACCGGCACGGTCGCGGCGCGCATTCCGTACGCGAACGCCGCACCGTTCTATGCGCTGTGGAACGACGCGCCCTTCGCGGTGCGCAATCTGGTTCCGCGCGATCTGGGGCGGGAGGCCGAAGCGGGTGGCGTGGACCTGGGCCTGATGGCATCGGGCGATTACCTGCGCTTGAAGGATCGCTTCGAGATCGTGGGCCCATTCGGCGTCGCGGCGCGCGGGCCGGTGCTGTCGGTGCTGCTCTACTCGCGGCGTCCGGCGGCCGCACTCGGTGACGCGCTCATCTCGGTGACGCCCGAGACCTCGACCTCGATCCGGCTACTGCGCCTGCTGCTCGACGTGCGGCGCGGGCTGACCGGCATCCGCTACGTGCGCGGCCTCGAGCCGCGGCAGGCGGCCGCACTGCTCATGATCGGCGATCGCGCGATGCGCATGCGCGATCAGCGCCCTGAGGGCTTCACGCACACGCTCGATCTGGGCGCCGACTGGCTCGAGTGGACGAATCTCTCGTTCGTCTACGCGGTGTGGGTGATCCGCCGAGCACTCGATCCCGAAGTGAAACGCGAGTTGACGGAGTTCCTCGAGTCGTCGCTGGCCGCCGGCCTTGCGAACCTGCCCGAGATCGCGCGCCAGCAGATCGAGCCGGGCTGGAGCGCCGAGGAGACCGAAGCGTATCTGCGTCGCTTCCACTATCGCCTCGGCCCCGAGGACCTGGCGGGTCTGGATCGATTCGAAGCGCTGCTGCATCAGCACGGCCTGCGCGAAGTCGACTGAGTGCTCGCGGCCGCCCCGCACGAAAGGAACTCCATGAGCACGCCTCTTCGCATCGTCGCGCTGGCCGGCAGTCTGCGCCGCGCATCGCTCAATCGCGGTGTTGCGCGCGCGGCGGTCGAACTGGCGCCGCCCGGCACCGTGGTCGAAGCCGCCTACATCGACGACATCCCGCTCTACAACGGTGACCTCGACGGGGCCACCCAGCCGCCGGGAGTCGCCGCGCTCAAGGCGAAGCTCGCGGCGGCCGACGCGGTTCTGATCGTGACCCCCGAGTACAACTATTCGGTGCCCGGAGTGCTGAAGAACACCCTCGACTGGCTGTCGCGGGGCACCCAGAAGCCGCTCAAGGGCAAACCCGTGGCGATCGTCGGCGCTTCGCCTGGCTACTTCGGTACCGTGAGGAGCCAGACGCACTTGCGGTGGGTGCTCGACGTGCTCCAGGCGCGCAACATGCCGCAACCCGAGATGATCGTTCCGCTTGCCGACAAGAAAGCCGACGCCGACGGCAACCTGACGGACGAGGAGACGCGTAATAAGCTGCGCGGGCTCCTGGAACGACTCGTCGAATGGGCGGCCCGCTTTCCCAAGGAGGACTGAAGTGGCCCAGATGCATGAGATCGAATACCAGATCGTCGGTGAGGATCTGCAGTTCGTGAAGATCGAGCTGGATCCGGGCGAGGCGGCGGTCGCCGAGGCCGGCATGATGATGTACGTCGAAGACGACATTCAGATGGACACGATCTTTGGCGACGGCTCCCAGCAGAACAAGGGTTTCATGGGAGCACTCCTGGGCGCCGGCAAACGACTGCTGACCGGCGAGGGGCTGTTCACGACCGTCTTCCACAACGAAGGCAAGCAGAAGCGCAAGGTCGCGTTCGCCGCGCCTTACGCGGGCCGCATCATGCCGATTCACCTGTCGGAGATGGGCGGCGAGCTGCTCTGTCAGAAGGATTCGTTCCTGTGCGCCGCCAAGGGCGTGTCGCTCGGAATCGCGTTCAACAAGCGATTCGGCGCCGGCCTGTTCGGTGGCGAAGGCTTCATCATGCAGCGGCTGACCGGCGACGGGTGGGTGTTCGTGCACGCGGGCGGCATGCTCGAGGAGCGAGTGCTGGGCCCCGGCGAGACGCTGCGCGTCGATACCGGCTGCCTGGTCGCGCTGGTGCCGTCGGTGACGTACGACATCCAGCTGGTTGGCGGCCTGAAGACGGCACTGTTCGGTGGTGAGGGATTGTTCTTCGCCACGCTGCGAGGCCCGGGCAAGATCTGGCTCCAGTCGCTGCCATTCAGCCGGCTCGCCAGCCGCATCTACGCGGCCGCTCCTCAAGCCGGCGGCCGGCGTCGCGAAGAGGGCTCGCTGCTCGGTGGGCTCGGCAATCTGCTGGATGGCGACGGGCGGTAGCGCCTCGCGTCCAGGCGGGCCAGCGACGGCCCGCGATCGATCTGCGCGGCTCCGCGCCCGTCGGGTGCGGGGCCGCGTCTGTCTACGCGAACCAGCGTGGCCTGCGCGGCTTTCGTAGCCTGCAAGCCTCTTCCCACCCCAGAGACTCGAACCCCGAGGAGCACATGAGACTTCGAATCACCGCGCTGGCCGCGCTCGCGCTCTGCGCGCTCGCGAACACCGCGCTGGCCCAGTCGAGCGGCATTCAGCTCGGCCAGATCGACAAGACCTGCCAGCCGTGTCGCGACTTCTATCAGTACGCAAACGGTGCGTGGACCGACACCGTGAGCATTCCCGCCATGTACAGCTCGATCGGCGTGGGCCGCGAGATGTTCGACCGCAACCAGGACATGTTGCACTCGGTGCTGATCTCGGCCGCGCAGAACATCTCGGGCGAGAGCAACGAGACGCTGGTCAAGGTCGGTGCGCTCTATGCGACGCTGATGGATTCCGCGCGCGCCGAGCGTGACGGCGTGACTCCGATCCAGCCGTACCTCGATCGCATCAACGCGATCCAGAGCCGCAAGGTGCTGCTGTCGGAGCTCGCGGACATGCACAAGCTCGGACTCCTGGTGCCGTTCTACTTCGGCGCTCAGGCGGATGCCAAGCAGAGCCAGTGGATGCTCGGCACGTTCTACCAGGGCGGGCTCGGGCTGCCGGAACGCGACTACTACATGAAGACGGACACGGCGAGCGTCTCGCTGCGCAAGGCCTACGTCGCGCACGTGGCGAAGACATTTCAGCTCGCCGGCATGGCCGCGGACGCGGCGGTCAGAGACGCCGAGCGGGTGATGGCGTTCGAGATGGCGCTCGCGAAGGCGTCGCGGCCGAATGTCGAGCTTCGCGACCCCGACAAGAACTACAACAAGATCACGGTTCGCGAACTGCAGAAGCAGGTACCGGCGATCGCGTGGGCCGACTACTTCGCTTCGCTCGGCGTCGCAACGCTGGCGTCGCCGGATTCGTTCGTCAACGTGGCGCAGCCCGACTTCATGAAGGAAGTCAGCCGGCAGGTCGCCTCGACCCCGCTCGAATCGTGGCGAGCCTATCTTCGCTATCACGCGATCGACAACAGCGCGGGCTGGCTGAGCCAGGAGTTCTTCGACGAGAACTTCACGTTCAACGCGCGGCTGACCGGCGCGCGCGCTCCGCTGCCGCGCTGGAAGCGCGCGGCCGACGCAGTGGACGGTGCTCTCGGTGAAGCGCTCGGGCGTGCGTGGGTCGAGAAGAACTTCACGCCGGCCGCCAAGGCGCGAATGCTCGAGCTGGTCGACAATCTTCAGCGTGCCTACCAGAAGCGCATCGAGTCGCTGGCCTGGATGAGCGACGCGACCAAGAAGCAGGCGCTGGTCAAGCTCTCGACCTTCACGCGCAAGATCGGATACCCGGACCGGTGGCGCGATTACTCGGCGATCAAGATCCAGGCCGGGCAGCCGGCGATTCTGAACCTGGTCGAGTCCAATCGTTTCGAGCGAGCGCGCGATCTGGCGAAGATCGGCAAGGCGGTGGATCGCAATGAGTGGTTCCTGTCGCCGCCGACCGTGAACGCCTACTACAACCCGCCGAACAACGAGATCGTGTTTCCGGCCGGAATCCTGCAGCCGCCGATGTTCGATCTGAACGCCGATGACGCGGCGAACTATGGCGCGATCGGCATGGTGATCGGGCACGAGCTGACGCACGGCTTCGACGACGAGGGCAGCAAGTACGACGCCGAGGGAAATCTGAAGAACTGGTGGACCGAGGGCGACCGCAAGGCGTTCGAGGAGCTGGCGGGCCGCATCGACCAGCAGTACTCGGGCTATGTCGCGGTCGACACGCTCAAGGTGAACGGCAAGCTGACGCTGGGCGAAAACATTGCGGATCTCGGCGGGCTCACGATGGCCTACTACGCCTATCAGGCGAGCCTCGAGGGCAAGCCGCGTCTCGCGAATCTCGACGGCTTCACGCCCGAGCAGCGTTTCTTCCTCGGCTTCGCGCAGTCGTGGCGGCGCAAGATGCGGCCCGAGCGGCTGAAGCTCATGGTCAACACGGATCCGCACTCGCCGGCCAACTGGCGCGTGAACGGGCCGATCGCCAACATGCCGGAGTTCGCGAAAGCGTTCGGTTGCAAAGCCGGTGACGCCATGGTCCATCCGCCCGAGAAGGCCGCGGTGATCTGGTAGTCGGGGTATCCGGCGAGCTTCACCGCCGCAGACTCTGCGTGTATCGTTGCGGCCCGCGTCTCACGGCGCGGGCCGCAATCGTTTCGTCCGCCGTCCGTCCGCCGTCCGTCGTGCGCCGCGCCAGGGGCAGGAGAGACTCGCCGTGTGGTCACGCATCGAATCCAAGCTGCTTGCGGGTGAACGGCTGATTACCGCCGAAGGCGTCTATCTGCTCGCCGAAGCGCCGCTGCTCGAGATGGGTGCACTCGCGAACGAAATGCGGGCTCGCAAGACCGATCCGCGCGTCGTCACGTACGTGATCGATACCAATCCGAACTACACCAACCTGTGCACGGTCGACTGCCACTTCTGCGCGTTCTACCG
This genomic interval from Candidatus Eisenbacteria bacterium contains the following:
- a CDS encoding radical SAM protein, which translates into the protein MQIEYREEPCRSALNRVVGMGFEWSLNPYMGCAHRCAFCYVRQFERRAERPSGETYGLSIRVKTNIAQVLRTELARPSWKREQVAIGAATDPYQPIEGQYRLTRACLIELSRARTPFGIITRGPLIVRDLDVLTEAAKRVKVGVSISIPTLDEAVCRTLEPGAPPPRARLEAVRRLVDAGIRAGIGMAPILPGLSDAPEQLAAVVRAAREVGAVSLWAGVVYLKDAPREHFLDALRREWPEQLAYYEKLFASRSYLPRRLTAPIVEKVRELKLLHDIADRRTLRLEPAPEPGQLLLGV
- a CDS encoding menaquinone biosynthesis protein: MNRSHKLLTGTVAARIPYANAAPFYALWNDAPFAVRNLVPRDLGREAEAGGVDLGLMASGDYLRLKDRFEIVGPFGVAARGPVLSVLLYSRRPAAALGDALISVTPETSTSIRLLRLLLDVRRGLTGIRYVRGLEPRQAAALLMIGDRAMRMRDQRPEGFTHTLDLGADWLEWTNLSFVYAVWVIRRALDPEVKRELTEFLESSLAAGLANLPEIARQQIEPGWSAEETEAYLRRFHYRLGPEDLAGLDRFEALLHQHGLREVD
- a CDS encoding TIGR00266 family protein; protein product: MAQMHEIEYQIVGEDLQFVKIELDPGEAAVAEAGMMMYVEDDIQMDTIFGDGSQQNKGFMGALLGAGKRLLTGEGLFTTVFHNEGKQKRKVAFAAPYAGRIMPIHLSEMGGELLCQKDSFLCAAKGVSLGIAFNKRFGAGLFGGEGFIMQRLTGDGWVFVHAGGMLEERVLGPGETLRVDTGCLVALVPSVTYDIQLVGGLKTALFGGEGLFFATLRGPGKIWLQSLPFSRLASRIYAAAPQAGGRRREEGSLLGGLGNLLDGDGR
- a CDS encoding energy transducer TonB; protein product: MVQALVFRDGSVAETRVVRSIPMLDDAAVDCVRQWRFTPGMTNGEPVAVWVTIPIKFSLR
- a CDS encoding M13 family metallopeptidase, whose amino-acid sequence is MRLRITALAALALCALANTALAQSSGIQLGQIDKTCQPCRDFYQYANGAWTDTVSIPAMYSSIGVGREMFDRNQDMLHSVLISAAQNISGESNETLVKVGALYATLMDSARAERDGVTPIQPYLDRINAIQSRKVLLSELADMHKLGLLVPFYFGAQADAKQSQWMLGTFYQGGLGLPERDYYMKTDTASVSLRKAYVAHVAKTFQLAGMAADAAVRDAERVMAFEMALAKASRPNVELRDPDKNYNKITVRELQKQVPAIAWADYFASLGVATLASPDSFVNVAQPDFMKEVSRQVASTPLESWRAYLRYHAIDNSAGWLSQEFFDENFTFNARLTGARAPLPRWKRAADAVDGALGEALGRAWVEKNFTPAAKARMLELVDNLQRAYQKRIESLAWMSDATKKQALVKLSTFTRKIGYPDRWRDYSAIKIQAGQPAILNLVESNRFERARDLAKIGKAVDRNEWFLSPPTVNAYYNPPNNEIVFPAGILQPPMFDLNADDAANYGAIGMVIGHELTHGFDDEGSKYDAEGNLKNWWTEGDRKAFEELAGRIDQQYSGYVAVDTLKVNGKLTLGENIADLGGLTMAYYAYQASLEGKPRLANLDGFTPEQRFFLGFAQSWRRKMRPERLKLMVNTDPHSPANWRVNGPIANMPEFAKAFGCKAGDAMVHPPEKAAVIW
- a CDS encoding TonB-dependent receptor; protein product: MSAPRCMTTAAIACALACGSVATFAHPGHSDVVPDTQVVRLPEEIVSALRSTEDARRLPAATFVLKRGELVARADARVSTLLANLPGLYAYRTGPGGEPLTVDPRGFTANGEVSYLKVLVDGNDVRDLENGFVDWDWVPPADIERVEVIEGPGAWLYGDGAEGGIVNIVRRAPLQGLEPFARLRLGDFENRGGELGLRGGRGEWSGLVSGRGRDVEGWRDRSAEQMRGGSVSLRRPLGGPIGLTLDVRWLDAEREEPGSLTPEAFYADPAEAETPIDFTNQERSAVALTLTHSNVMGGELKLAPFARRELTEQIRTIFFDPSRHRSDGTSIGGELSWSRVFAPMQHALRLDLGYQVDRGELETEWDNREFFGFFPNRTAGTGTRLSHSLFSALRWDATPALVARAGLRGDWLSVEFEPDATSSPVPPEVPARTLSATSPFLAVTHALGDRAHAYASVSGAFHAPTLNQLFDPHAFPALFPPGYILISNGSLEPQRATSFEVGARWDDESGASAALTLYHVSVKDEIDFDVSTFQYGNIGKSLHQGALARVRCPLPMGLMAELDGTVSPTTIRDGSLDGNQINAVPKGHASGRLAWRCEDRFALDAGARWVARQFLDKENVYPLGEYTALDLGGSARVSRTRVSLRVLNLLDRRYADTGFLGAFGEERWIPAAPRTVVASLSFE
- a CDS encoding NAD(P)H-dependent oxidoreductase → MSTPLRIVALAGSLRRASLNRGVARAAVELAPPGTVVEAAYIDDIPLYNGDLDGATQPPGVAALKAKLAAADAVLIVTPEYNYSVPGVLKNTLDWLSRGTQKPLKGKPVAIVGASPGYFGTVRSQTHLRWVLDVLQARNMPQPEMIVPLADKKADADGNLTDEETRNKLRGLLERLVEWAARFPKED